The following are encoded together in the Pseudomonas xantholysinigenes genome:
- the tolB gene encoding Tol-Pal system beta propeller repeat protein TolB has product MIKRLRGLLVLLCCVAGLAVAEEKNILVTSGSDRATPIAVVPFGLQGGSVLPEDMADIIGNDLRNSGYYSPIPRQNMISLPTQASEVIFRDWKALGAQYVMVGSIVPSGGRLQVQYALFNVATEQQVLTGSVAGGVDQLRDMAHYIADQSFEKLTGIKGAFSTRMLYVTAERFSTNNTRYTLQRSDYDGARAVTLLQSREPILSPRFAPDGKRIAYVSFEQKRPRIFVQHIDTGRREQITNFEGLNGAPAWSPDGTRLAFVLSKDGNPDIYVMNVASRQINRVTAGPGINTEPFWGKDGNTLYFTSDRGGKPQIYKQSIGGGGAERVTFVGNYNANPKLSADEKTLVMIHRQQGFTNFKVAAQDLQRGSVKILSETSLDESPTVAPNGTMLIYATRQQGRGVLMLVSLNGRVRLPLPTAQGEVREPSWSPYLN; this is encoded by the coding sequence GTGATTAAACGTCTGAGAGGACTCCTGGTCTTGCTCTGCTGCGTGGCAGGCCTGGCTGTGGCAGAGGAAAAGAACATCCTGGTCACCAGCGGTAGCGACCGGGCCACCCCCATCGCGGTAGTGCCGTTCGGCCTGCAGGGTGGTAGCGTGCTGCCCGAGGACATGGCCGACATCATCGGCAATGACCTGCGCAACTCCGGCTACTACTCGCCGATCCCGCGGCAGAACATGATCAGCCTGCCGACCCAGGCCAGCGAAGTGATCTTCCGTGACTGGAAAGCGCTGGGCGCGCAGTACGTCATGGTCGGCAGCATCGTGCCGTCCGGTGGCCGCCTGCAGGTGCAGTACGCACTGTTCAACGTCGCCACCGAGCAGCAGGTGCTGACCGGCAGCGTGGCCGGCGGCGTCGACCAGTTGCGCGACATGGCGCACTACATTGCCGACCAGTCGTTTGAGAAGCTCACCGGTATCAAGGGTGCGTTCTCTACGCGCATGCTGTACGTGACCGCCGAGCGCTTCTCCACCAACAACACCCGCTACACCCTGCAGCGTTCTGACTACGACGGTGCCCGCGCGGTGACCCTGCTGCAATCGCGCGAGCCGATCCTGTCGCCGCGCTTCGCGCCGGATGGCAAGCGCATTGCCTATGTGTCGTTCGAGCAGAAGCGTCCGCGCATCTTCGTCCAGCACATCGACACCGGTCGCCGCGAGCAGATCACCAACTTCGAAGGCCTGAACGGCGCGCCGGCCTGGTCGCCCGACGGTACTCGCCTGGCGTTCGTGCTGTCCAAGGACGGCAACCCGGACATCTACGTGATGAACGTGGCCTCGCGCCAGATCAACCGTGTCACCGCCGGCCCGGGCATCAATACCGAGCCGTTCTGGGGCAAGGATGGCAACACCCTGTACTTCACCTCCGACCGTGGCGGCAAGCCGCAGATCTATAAACAGTCGATTGGTGGCGGTGGCGCCGAGCGCGTGACCTTCGTTGGCAACTACAACGCCAACCCGAAACTGTCGGCGGACGAAAAGACCCTGGTGATGATCCATCGCCAGCAGGGCTTCACCAACTTCAAGGTGGCTGCCCAGGACCTGCAACGCGGAAGTGTAAAGATTCTCTCCGAGACCAGTCTTGATGAGTCTCCCACTGTTGCGCCAAACGGCACCATGCTAATCTACGCCACCCGCCAGCAGGGCCGGGGAGTCTTGATGCTCGTGTCGCTTAACGGCCGTGTGAGGCTCCCACTTCCTACCGCTCAAGGCGAAGTCAGAGAACCGTCCTGGTCCCCTTACCTGAACTGA
- the queE gene encoding 7-carboxy-7-deazaguanine synthase QueE has translation MQDTLRITEVFYSLQGETRTAGLPTVFVRLTGCPLRCQYCDSAYAFSGGTLRTLDSLLEQVAGFKPRYVCVTGGEPLAQPNALPLLRRLCDAGYEVSLETSGALDISGTDIRVSRVVDLKTPGSEESHRNRYENIELLTRNDQVKFVICSREDYDWAVSKLIQYNLAERAGEVLFSPSHHQVKASDLADWIVADNLPVRFQLQLHKLLWNDEPGR, from the coding sequence ATGCAAGACACATTACGCATCACCGAAGTGTTTTACTCGTTGCAGGGTGAAACGCGAACGGCCGGGCTGCCCACGGTTTTCGTGCGCCTGACCGGTTGCCCCCTGCGCTGCCAATACTGCGACAGTGCCTACGCCTTCAGCGGCGGCACCTTGCGCACCCTCGACTCGCTGCTCGAACAGGTGGCCGGCTTCAAGCCGCGTTACGTCTGTGTCACCGGCGGTGAACCGCTGGCCCAGCCCAACGCCTTGCCCTTGCTGCGCAGGCTGTGCGATGCCGGGTATGAAGTGTCGCTGGAAACCAGCGGCGCCCTGGATATCAGCGGCACCGACATTCGCGTGAGCCGCGTGGTCGACCTCAAGACCCCGGGCTCCGAGGAATCGCACCGCAACCGCTACGAGAACATCGAGCTGCTGACCCGCAACGACCAGGTCAAGTTCGTCATCTGTTCCCGCGAAGACTACGATTGGGCGGTTTCCAAGCTGATCCAGTACAACCTGGCGGAGCGCGCCGGCGAGGTGCTGTTCTCGCCGAGCCACCACCAGGTCAAGGCCAGTGACCTGGCCGACTGGATCGTTGCAGACAACTTGCCCGTGCGCTTCCAACTGCAGTTGCACAAGCTGCTGTGGAACGACGAACCCGGACGCTGA
- the tolA gene encoding cell envelope integrity protein TolA, whose amino-acid sequence MQQREPSASESYFWPSVWAIGLHVLVFGMLFVSFAMTPELPPSKPIVQATLYQLKSKSQATTQTNQKIAGEAKKTASRQTEVEQLEQKKVEQEAVKAAEQKKADAAQKAEEAREAAEAKKAEEAAKAAEQKKAAEAKKAEEAKKAAEKQQADIAKKKAEEEAKKKADEEAKKQAAEEAKKKAAEDAKKKAAEDAKKKAAAEDAKKKAAEEAKKKAAADAQKKKAQEAARKAAEDKKAQALAELLSDTTERQQALADEQGDQVAGDFDDLIRMRAAEGWARPPSARKGMTVVLQINMLPDGTITNVSVAKSSGDGPFDSSAVAAVKNIGRLTEMQGLKPNEFNPYRSFKMTFTPEDLAL is encoded by the coding sequence ATGCAGCAGCGAGAGCCATCCGCCTCGGAAAGCTACTTCTGGCCCAGTGTCTGGGCCATTGGCCTGCATGTGCTGGTGTTCGGCATGCTGTTCGTCAGCTTTGCCATGACGCCCGAGCTGCCGCCGTCCAAGCCGATCGTCCAGGCCACGCTCTACCAGCTCAAGTCCAAGAGCCAGGCGACGACCCAGACCAATCAGAAGATTGCCGGGGAAGCCAAGAAGACTGCTTCGCGCCAGACCGAGGTCGAGCAGTTGGAGCAGAAGAAGGTCGAGCAGGAAGCCGTGAAGGCCGCGGAACAAAAGAAAGCCGACGCCGCTCAAAAGGCCGAGGAGGCCCGCGAGGCCGCCGAGGCGAAAAAAGCGGAAGAGGCCGCCAAGGCCGCCGAGCAGAAGAAGGCCGCCGAGGCCAAGAAAGCTGAAGAAGCGAAGAAGGCCGCTGAGAAGCAGCAGGCCGACATCGCCAAGAAAAAGGCTGAGGAAGAGGCCAAGAAGAAGGCCGACGAGGAAGCCAAGAAGCAAGCCGCGGAAGAGGCGAAGAAGAAAGCCGCCGAAGACGCGAAGAAAAAAGCAGCCGAGGACGCCAAGAAGAAAGCGGCGGCCGAGGACGCGAAGAAGAAGGCAGCTGAAGAGGCCAAGAAAAAGGCCGCGGCAGACGCCCAGAAGAAAAAGGCACAGGAAGCGGCCCGCAAGGCGGCGGAAGACAAGAAGGCGCAGGCACTGGCCGAGTTGTTGTCTGACACCACCGAGCGGCAGCAGGCGCTGGCCGACGAGCAGGGTGACCAGGTGGCCGGCGACTTCGACGACCTGATCCGCATGCGCGCGGCCGAGGGCTGGGCGCGTCCGCCATCCGCGCGCAAGGGCATGACGGTAGTTCTGCAGATCAACATGTTGCCAGACGGCACCATCACCAACGTGAGCGTGGCCAAGTCCAGTGGCGACGGTCCGTTCGACAGCTCGGCCGTGGCCGCGGTGAAGAACATTGGTCGGTTGACCGAGATGCAGGGCTTGAAGCCGAACGAATTCAATCCGTATCGTTCATTCAAGATGACATTTACACCTGAGGATCTAGCGTTGTGA
- the ybgF gene encoding tol-pal system protein YbgF — translation MRMCRRAVTVLALSLPLSAWAAVPVVDDNAGGYPPAGYGTSGAYAGAGASAPASANGQLFMQLQQMQDQISRQQGIIEELQNDVSRMKQENLERYQDLDRRIGSGAAPAATPDNSSTGGASNAATGAAAGASAAQPPAANSEPGDPAKEKLYYDAAFDLIKQKDFDKASQAFNAFLRKYPNSQYAGNAQYWLGEVNLAKGDLAGAGQAFAKVSQLYPQHSKVPDSLYKLADVERRQGHTDKVKGILQQVITQYPGTSAAQLAQRDLQKL, via the coding sequence ATGCGTATGTGCCGTCGTGCTGTAACCGTCCTCGCACTCAGCCTGCCCCTCTCGGCGTGGGCTGCGGTTCCCGTAGTAGATGACAACGCCGGTGGTTATCCACCTGCGGGTTATGGCACGAGCGGCGCCTATGCCGGAGCAGGGGCTTCGGCCCCTGCTTCTGCAAACGGCCAGCTGTTCATGCAGCTGCAGCAGATGCAGGACCAGATTTCCCGCCAGCAAGGCATCATCGAAGAGCTGCAAAACGATGTGTCGCGCATGAAGCAGGAAAACCTCGAGCGCTACCAGGACCTCGACCGCCGCATTGGCAGCGGTGCCGCGCCTGCCGCGACTCCAGACAATTCTTCCACCGGTGGTGCGAGCAACGCAGCCACGGGTGCCGCTGCCGGCGCCAGCGCCGCGCAGCCTCCGGCCGCGAACAGCGAGCCGGGTGATCCGGCGAAAGAAAAGCTGTATTACGACGCCGCTTTCGACCTGATCAAGCAGAAGGACTTCGACAAGGCCAGCCAGGCGTTCAACGCCTTCCTGCGCAAGTACCCCAACAGCCAGTATGCCGGCAACGCCCAGTACTGGCTGGGCGAGGTCAACCTGGCCAAGGGCGACCTCGCCGGTGCCGGCCAGGCCTTCGCCAAGGTCAGCCAGCTGTATCCGCAGCACAGCAAGGTGCCGGATTCGCTGTACAAGCTGGCCGACGTCGAGCGCCGCCAAGGCCACACCGACAAGGTCAAGGGCATCCTGCAACAGGTCATCACCCAGTACCCCGGCACCTCCGCCGCGCAGCTGGCGCAACGCGACCTGCAGAAGCTCTGA
- the pal gene encoding peptidoglycan-associated lipoprotein Pal → MEMLKFGKFAALALAMAVAVGCSSKGGDNAGEGAVDPNAGYGANTGAVDGSLSEEAALRAITTFYFEYDSSDLKPEAMRALDVHAKDLKSNGNRVVLEGNTDERGTREYNMALGERRAKAVQRYLVLQGVSPAQLELVSYGEERPVATGNDEQSWAQNRRVELRK, encoded by the coding sequence ATGGAAATGCTGAAGTTTGGTAAATTCGCTGCGCTGGCTCTGGCCATGGCTGTAGCTGTAGGTTGCTCCTCGAAAGGCGGTGACAACGCTGGTGAAGGCGCTGTTGACCCGAACGCTGGCTACGGTGCCAACACTGGCGCTGTCGACGGCTCCCTGAGCGAAGAAGCCGCCCTGCGCGCAATCACCACCTTCTACTTCGAATACGACAGCTCGGATCTGAAGCCAGAAGCCATGCGCGCCCTGGACGTTCACGCCAAGGACCTGAAGTCCAACGGCAACCGTGTTGTCCTGGAAGGCAACACCGACGAGCGCGGCACCCGCGAGTACAACATGGCTCTGGGTGAGCGTCGTGCCAAGGCCGTTCAACGCTACCTGGTTCTGCAGGGCGTTTCCCCAGCTCAGCTGGAACTGGTTTCCTACGGCGAAGAGCGTCCAGTTGCCACCGGCAACGACGAGCAGTCCTGGGCTCAGAACCGTCGCGTAGAACTGCGTAAGTAA
- the tolR gene encoding protein TolR has product MARVRHKRKPVAEMNVVPYIDVMLVLLVIFMVTAPMLNQGVKVDLPKVSSEALPQDNNVQVLTISIKADKTYYWNLGSEVDTDKQMDKAMTLPEMTGAVTKIIAAGRDQGKQTQVFIRGDKAVDYGAVMGAMGGLQKAGVGNVGLITEAP; this is encoded by the coding sequence ATGGCCCGAGTTCGCCACAAACGCAAGCCGGTCGCCGAGATGAACGTGGTGCCCTACATCGACGTGATGCTGGTGCTGCTGGTCATCTTCATGGTGACCGCCCCCATGCTCAACCAGGGCGTGAAGGTGGACCTGCCCAAGGTTTCCAGCGAAGCCCTGCCGCAGGACAACAACGTCCAGGTCCTGACCATCTCGATCAAGGCCGACAAGACCTACTACTGGAACCTTGGCAGCGAAGTCGACACCGACAAACAGATGGACAAGGCCATGACCTTGCCGGAAATGACCGGTGCGGTGACCAAGATCATCGCCGCCGGCCGTGACCAGGGCAAGCAGACCCAGGTCTTCATCCGTGGTGACAAGGCCGTCGACTACGGCGCGGTCATGGGCGCCATGGGCGGGTTGCAGAAGGCCGGTGTCGGTAACGTTGGCCTGATTACCGAGGCGCCCTGA